The genomic window TGCTCCCGAAAGCGGGTCATACGTCTGATAATGTTTGAACTTACTGATATCGAAACGGGCATCAAGCTCGCTGTTGATTCTTTCCAAGAGATTAAGATTAAAAGCTGCGGTGATTCCTGCCTTGTCATTATAAGCGGAAAGAATAATGTCCGGATCTTTTTTCAGATCAAAACCGATCAGAAGAATATCTCCCGGATTTAGTTTTTTGCGTAATTCGCTGCAGAACTGATAAGCTTCCTCCACTTCCATATTCCCAATGTTTCCGCCTAAGAACAAGATAACTTTTCTTCGAGACGAAATGCTGTTGGCTTTATCGAGCATTTCAAAATATTCACCATTCAGACCGATCAGATCAAGAGTAGGAATTTCCTTTGAAAGACGCTCCTGAAGAACGGAAATGATGTTTCCGGAAATGTCGATCGGCATATACGTAAAATCAGCTTTCCAGTCGACAAGATATTCAAGAAGATGCGATGATTTTGTAGCATCTCCCGCACCCAGTTCAACCAAATCAAACGGTG from Chryseobacterium sp. SORGH_AS_0447 includes these protein-coding regions:
- a CDS encoding L-histidine N(alpha)-methyltransferase, coding for MDQNINMETISCADYEAHQKFEKEVIHGLKDNPKHLFSKYFYDQKGDVLFQQIMNMPEYYLTGCELEIFTDKKEEIAQAIKAFDTPFDLVELGAGDATKSSHLLEYLVDWKADFTYMPIDISGNIISVLQERLSKEIPTLDLIGLNGEYFEMLDKANSISSRRKVILFLGGNIGNMEVEEAYQFCSELRKKLNPGDILLIGFDLKKDPDIILSAYNDKAGITAAFNLNLLERINSELDARFDISKFKHYQTYDPLSGACRSYLISLEEQHVRIGNQFIDFKENEAIYMEISQKYAPEETDGMALKNGFQPVKYIADPKGWFIDAIWKVV